In Methanosarcina barkeri MS, a single window of DNA contains:
- a CDS encoding methyltransferase cognate corrinoid protein, which translates to MANQEIFDKLRDAIVNQNVAGTPELCKEALAAGVPALDIITKGLSVGMKIVGDKFEAAEIFLPQIMMSGKAMSNAMEVLTPELEKNKKEGEEAGLAITFVAEGDIHDIGHRLVTTMLGANGFQIVDLGVDVLNENVVEEAAKHKGEKVLLVGSALMTTSMLGQKDLMDRLNEEKLRDSVKCMFGGAPVSDKWIEEIGADATAENAAEAAKVALEVMK; encoded by the coding sequence ATGGCAAATCAAGAGATTTTTGATAAGTTACGCGACGCAATTGTAAATCAAAACGTTGCAGGTACTCCAGAGCTATGCAAGGAGGCACTGGCTGCGGGAGTTCCAGCACTTGATATTATTACAAAGGGCCTTTCCGTTGGAATGAAAATTGTCGGTGATAAGTTTGAAGCCGCCGAAATTTTCCTGCCTCAGATCATGATGTCTGGAAAAGCGATGAGCAATGCAATGGAAGTTCTCACCCCTGAACTTGAAAAGAACAAGAAGGAAGGAGAAGAAGCTGGACTTGCCATCACCTTTGTTGCAGAAGGAGATATTCACGACATTGGCCACAGGCTTGTTACCACTATGCTCGGAGCAAATGGGTTCCAGATCGTTGACCTGGGAGTTGATGTGCTTAATGAAAACGTTGTAGAAGAGGCTGCAAAGCACAAGGGAGAAAAAGTTCTCTTAGTAGGATCTGCTCTTATGACCACCTCCATGCTCGGCCAGAAAGACCTTATGGACAGGCTCAATGAAGAAAAACTCAGGGACAGCGTAAAGTGCATGTTTGGAGGAGCTCCTGTATCTGATAAATGGATCGAAGAAATCGGAGCTGACGCAACTGCAGAAAACGCTGCAGAAGCCGCAAAAGTAGCACTTGAAGTTATGAAATAA
- the mtbA gene encoding methylcobamide:CoM methyltransferase MtbA — MAEYTPKERLYRALRKQQVDRMPAVCFTQTATVEQMEACGAYWPEAHSDAEKMATLAEAAHTVVGFEAVRVPFDITAEAEFFGCGIKAGDLKQQPSVIKPSVKNLEDLEKLKNYNLKEGRIAVVLEAVKILSEKYGKELPIIGSMIGPFSLAQHINGDAWFGNLFTGEEVVPALLDFCSDFNVAYAKAMVENGADTIAIIDPTASYELIGGEFYEKYALPYQKKIVDAMKELDVATVLHICGNTTNGLGIMDKTGVNGISVDQKVDIKTATGSVKNAIIVGNLDPVAVLWNGTPEEIAEASKKALDAGVGLLTVGCGTVSMTPTVNLQKMIECAKSHTY; from the coding sequence ATGGCAGAATATACCCCAAAAGAAAGATTGTACCGTGCATTAAGGAAACAGCAGGTGGACAGGATGCCGGCTGTCTGTTTCACTCAGACTGCAACTGTCGAACAGATGGAAGCTTGCGGAGCCTACTGGCCAGAAGCCCATTCCGACGCAGAGAAAATGGCGACTCTCGCGGAAGCGGCACACACTGTAGTAGGTTTTGAAGCTGTGAGAGTTCCCTTTGACATTACAGCTGAAGCCGAATTTTTTGGCTGCGGAATAAAGGCTGGCGACCTGAAGCAGCAGCCATCCGTGATCAAACCCAGTGTTAAAAACCTGGAAGATCTGGAGAAATTAAAGAATTACAACCTGAAAGAAGGCAGAATTGCAGTAGTCCTTGAAGCCGTCAAGATTCTCTCCGAAAAATACGGGAAAGAGCTCCCGATTATAGGATCCATGATAGGTCCTTTCTCTCTTGCCCAGCATATTAACGGAGATGCCTGGTTTGGAAACCTTTTTACAGGAGAAGAGGTTGTCCCCGCGCTTCTGGACTTCTGCTCGGACTTCAATGTAGCATATGCAAAAGCAATGGTTGAAAATGGTGCAGACACCATAGCCATCATTGACCCGACAGCAAGCTATGAGCTTATTGGAGGAGAGTTCTACGAGAAGTATGCCCTGCCCTATCAGAAGAAGATAGTTGACGCAATGAAGGAACTCGATGTGGCTACAGTGCTTCACATTTGCGGAAACACAACTAACGGCCTTGGAATTATGGACAAGACCGGCGTAAATGGGATCAGCGTAGACCAGAAGGTAGACATTAAGACCGCGACCGGCAGTGTGAAAAACGCAATCATTGTTGGAAACCTTGACCCTGTAGCCGTGCTCTGGAACGGAACTCCTGAGGAGATCGCAGAAGCCTCAAAGAAGGCACTTGACGCAGGCGTTGGGTTACTCACCGTGGGCTGCGGGACTGTCAGTATGACCCCAACAGTCAATCTCCAGAAAATGATTGAGTGCGCAAAAAGCCACACATACTAA
- a CDS encoding acyltransferase family protein, whose translation MKEKILTFDFLRAIAILAILLTHSTAYLGYKYIKYTILIFTPFFAKIGLSLFVFISGYLIHYNNSKISSIKDVLLFYKKRFLRIFPLYWVALAVFTFVFYDYSGILSSQFIISNANTLFSFRNLLIHILGMQMLLAPTYSTPLFTLHFVGTIIIFYLIYPFLMLYSKNTSRFLLISFLVFMVLALISGIFKIIHENFFSYYPIFIAGIVLSRVNVSDRWVYNPYFAIIPTLFLLSVLLQDRLFLLLDPRFSIITTSSEAISSSLAITVIKGFAASIGLSYEVVRFAVMSISSNVSMILFCVAQLWIANICINDKFSPMISSIITYVSTASYTVYLFHRPVLALWVSLADRIHMLPFLQDCITIILIVPALFIVSYYIQTKESFLRKRFFD comes from the coding sequence GTGAAAGAAAAAATACTAACCTTTGATTTTTTGAGAGCAATTGCCATATTAGCCATACTCTTAACACACAGTACTGCCTACCTAGGATATAAATACATCAAGTATACGATTTTAATATTTACTCCTTTTTTTGCCAAAATTGGATTGTCACTTTTTGTATTCATAAGCGGATATCTTATACATTATAATAACAGCAAAATTTCATCCATCAAAGATGTATTACTTTTTTATAAAAAACGTTTTTTACGGATTTTTCCACTTTACTGGGTTGCTCTTGCGGTTTTTACTTTCGTTTTTTATGATTATTCCGGTATTCTTTCTTCACAATTCATTATATCAAATGCGAATACATTATTTAGCTTCCGTAATCTCTTAATACACATACTAGGTATGCAAATGCTACTTGCTCCTACATATTCAACACCACTATTCACTCTTCATTTTGTAGGTACAATCATAATTTTCTATTTAATTTATCCTTTTCTTATGCTCTATTCAAAAAATACAAGTCGTTTTCTATTAATTTCTTTCTTAGTTTTCATGGTTCTTGCCTTAATATCTGGTATCTTCAAAATAATTCATGAGAATTTTTTTAGTTATTATCCAATATTCATAGCTGGAATCGTTTTGTCAAGAGTCAATGTTTCAGATAGATGGGTGTACAATCCATATTTTGCGATTATTCCCACCTTGTTTTTATTATCTGTTCTCTTGCAAGATAGGTTGTTTTTATTGTTAGACCCGAGGTTCTCTATAATTACAACCAGTTCTGAGGCAATCAGTAGTTCTTTAGCAATCACAGTGATCAAAGGATTTGCTGCATCAATAGGTTTGAGTTATGAGGTGGTGAGGTTTGCGGTCATGTCAATATCATCCAATGTAAGTATGATATTGTTTTGTGTTGCGCAATTGTGGATTGCAAATATTTGTATCAATGATAAATTCTCCCCTATGATAAGCTCAATTATTACATACGTTTCAACTGCTTCATACACTGTGTATCTTTTTCATAGACCTGTTCTAGCTCTATGGGTTTCACTGGCTGATCGAATTCATATGCTTCCATTTTTACAAGACTGTATTACCATAATTTTAATAGTTCCAGCACTTTTTATAGTCTCATACTATATTCAAACTAAAGAATCTTTTCTTAGGAAACGATTTTTTGATTGA
- a CDS encoding methylamine methyltransferase corrinoid protein reductive activase has translation MYGIALDLGTSGFRTQLIDLETKETLKTVITMGHPLPGGNVMDHLDFAITTGEDVAHEVIIETIRRMFLQFDIDLSRVERLAVCGNPIQLSLFQNTEIRDLAYAGENKQKMLGVRNVKRDARVFPASEIFGEKYLSNCEIIVPPAIKHEIGADALAMMLETDFLIQPEPSLVTDYGTNAEMALKIGDRIITASAAAGPAIEGQGISSGMLASPGAICDVKPEGQYWRIIVLDREMEKQDAYLIDPVKGEIKDSYGFEAVGITGTGVISAFAMALKGGLIEKFPKLPNGKLILGPGIEITEKDVEEAGKAIGAIRAAHMTLIVESGIKYEDLEYAYMSGASGAYVDAEDARRLGAAPGYAKKIVQFGNTSLALARELVLEKSRLDDVIEIAKKITADHLMMATSETFNNFYLCELSYWTQGMPLETYDQMLELYGLPPLPKILEHVTIEKRVSKDIEEVGSGGLSILKEIGIILEVPVEKCVYCKKCVKECPEAALEIVERDGQRIAKYDSQKCLGTSCRRCVGVCPEDAIDITKLKITAK, from the coding sequence ATGTATGGAATAGCACTTGATCTGGGTACTAGCGGTTTTAGAACCCAGCTTATTGATCTTGAAACGAAGGAAACCTTAAAGACGGTTATAACCATGGGTCATCCCCTCCCCGGGGGAAATGTTATGGATCACCTGGACTTTGCAATCACAACAGGTGAAGATGTGGCTCATGAGGTAATTATCGAGACAATCAGGAGAATGTTCCTGCAGTTCGATATTGACCTTTCAAGGGTGGAACGGCTTGCAGTCTGCGGAAACCCTATCCAGCTTTCCCTTTTCCAGAATACTGAAATAAGGGACCTTGCCTATGCAGGAGAAAACAAGCAGAAGATGCTCGGAGTCCGGAATGTGAAAAGAGATGCCCGTGTGTTTCCTGCATCTGAAATTTTCGGAGAAAAATACCTGTCTAACTGTGAAATCATCGTACCCCCTGCAATAAAGCACGAGATTGGAGCTGACGCCCTGGCTATGATGCTTGAAACCGATTTTCTTATCCAGCCCGAACCTTCGCTTGTCACGGATTACGGAACAAATGCCGAAATGGCTCTGAAAATCGGGGATCGAATTATCACTGCAAGCGCAGCAGCAGGACCTGCGATTGAAGGACAGGGTATAAGTTCAGGCATGCTCGCAAGTCCTGGCGCGATCTGTGATGTAAAACCTGAAGGACAGTACTGGAGAATTATAGTTCTTGACAGGGAAATGGAGAAACAGGACGCTTATCTTATCGATCCGGTTAAAGGGGAGATAAAGGATTCCTACGGATTCGAAGCCGTCGGAATCACAGGCACAGGAGTTATCTCGGCTTTTGCCATGGCACTGAAAGGTGGGCTGATTGAAAAATTTCCTAAACTTCCAAATGGAAAACTGATCCTGGGTCCTGGGATTGAGATCACTGAAAAGGATGTCGAAGAGGCCGGAAAGGCTATCGGGGCAATCCGTGCAGCCCATATGACCCTAATCGTTGAATCCGGAATCAAGTACGAAGACCTGGAATACGCATATATGTCAGGAGCCTCCGGAGCCTATGTGGACGCTGAAGACGCCCGCAGGCTTGGAGCCGCACCGGGTTATGCAAAAAAAATTGTTCAGTTCGGAAATACCTCGCTTGCACTTGCTCGGGAACTTGTGCTGGAAAAATCCAGGTTGGATGACGTAATTGAGATTGCAAAGAAAATTACTGCCGACCACCTTATGATGGCGACAAGCGAGACTTTCAATAATTTCTACCTCTGCGAGCTTTCCTACTGGACTCAGGGCATGCCACTTGAGACGTATGACCAGATGCTTGAACTCTACGGCCTGCCTCCTCTTCCAAAAATTCTCGAACATGTAACCATCGAAAAGCGAGTCAGCAAAGACATAGAAGAGGTCGGGTCAGGTGGGCTTTCCATTCTCAAAGAAATTGGCATAATCCTTGAAGTCCCGGTTGAAAAGTGCGTCTACTGCAAAAAATGTGTAAAAGAATGCCCAGAAGCTGCTCTTGAAATTGTAGAAAGAGATGGGCAAAGAATCGCAAAATACGACAGCCAGAAATGTCTTGGTACAAGCTGCCGCCGCTGTGTCGGTGTCTGCCCCGAAGATGCTATCGATATAACGAAACTGAAAATCACAGCGAAATAA
- the pylS gene encoding pyrrolysine--tRNA(Pyl) ligase: MDKKPLDVLISATGLWMSRTGTLHKIKHHEVSRSKIYIEMACGDHLVVNNSRSCRTARAFRHHKYRKTCKRCRVSDEDINNFLTRSTESKNSVKVRVVSAPKVKKAMPKSVSRAPKPLENSVSAKASTNTSRSVPSPAKSTPNSSVPASAPAPSLTRSQLDRVEALLSPEDKISLNMAKPFRELEPELVTRRKNDFQRLYTNDREDYLGKLERDITKFFVDRGFLEIKSPILIPAEYVERMGINNDTELSKQIFRVDKNLCLRPMLAPTLYNYLRKLDRILPGPIKIFEVGPCYRKESDGKEHLEEFTMVNFCQMGSGCTRENLEALIKEFLDYLEIDFEIVGDSCMVYGDTLDIMHGDLELSSAVVGPVSLDREWGIDKPWIGAGFGLERLLKVMHGFKNIKRASRSESYYNGISTNL; encoded by the coding sequence ATGGATAAAAAACCATTAGATGTTTTAATATCTGCGACCGGGCTCTGGATGTCCAGGACTGGCACGCTCCACAAAATCAAGCACCATGAGGTCTCAAGAAGTAAAATATACATTGAAATGGCGTGTGGAGACCATCTTGTTGTGAATAATTCCAGGAGTTGTAGAACAGCCAGAGCATTCAGACATCATAAGTACAGAAAAACCTGCAAACGATGTAGGGTTTCGGACGAGGATATCAATAATTTTCTCACAAGATCAACCGAAAGCAAAAACAGTGTGAAAGTTAGGGTAGTTTCTGCTCCAAAGGTCAAAAAAGCTATGCCGAAATCAGTTTCAAGGGCTCCGAAGCCTCTGGAAAATTCTGTTTCTGCAAAGGCATCAACGAACACATCCAGATCTGTACCTTCGCCTGCAAAATCAACTCCAAATTCGTCTGTTCCCGCATCGGCTCCTGCTCCTTCACTTACAAGAAGCCAGCTTGATAGGGTTGAGGCTCTCTTAAGTCCAGAGGATAAAATTTCTCTAAATATGGCAAAGCCTTTCAGGGAACTTGAGCCTGAACTTGTGACAAGAAGAAAAAACGATTTTCAGCGGCTCTATACCAATGATAGAGAAGACTACCTCGGTAAACTCGAACGTGATATTACGAAATTTTTCGTAGACCGGGGTTTTCTGGAGATAAAGTCTCCTATCCTTATTCCGGCGGAATACGTGGAGAGAATGGGTATTAATAATGATACTGAACTTTCAAAACAGATCTTCCGGGTGGATAAAAATCTCTGCTTGAGGCCAATGCTTGCCCCGACTCTTTACAACTATCTGCGAAAACTCGATAGGATTTTACCAGGCCCAATAAAAATTTTCGAAGTCGGACCTTGTTACCGGAAAGAGTCTGACGGCAAAGAGCACCTGGAAGAATTTACTATGGTGAACTTCTGTCAGATGGGTTCGGGATGTACTCGGGAAAATCTTGAAGCTCTCATCAAAGAGTTTCTGGACTATCTGGAAATCGACTTCGAAATCGTAGGAGATTCCTGTATGGTCTATGGGGATACTCTTGATATAATGCACGGGGACCTGGAGCTTTCTTCGGCAGTCGTCGGGCCAGTTTCTCTTGATAGAGAATGGGGTATTGACAAACCATGGATAGGTGCAGGTTTTGGTCTTGAACGCTTGCTCAAGGTTATGCACGGCTTTAAAAACATTAAGAGGGCATCAAGGTCCGAATCTTACTATAATGGGATTTCAACCAATCTGTAA
- the pylB gene encoding methylornithine synthase PylB has product MIQKMALDEFDSLGDKVIEGYQLTDNDLRTLLSLESEEDLERLYSAARKVRDHYFGNRVFLNCFIYFSTYCKNQCSFCYYNCRNEINRYRLTMEEIKETCKTLKGVGFHMVDLTMGEDPYYYEDPNRFVELVQLVKEELGLPIMISPGLMDNATLLKAREKGANFLALYQETYDTELYRKLRVGQSFDGRVNARRFAKKQGYCVEDGILTGVGNDIESTILSLRGMSTNDPDMVRVMTFLPQEGTPLEGFRDKSNLSELKIISVLRLMFPKRLIPASLDLEGIDGMVLRLNAGANIVTSILPPDSQLEGVANYDRGLKERDRDIKSVIQRLEIMGMKPARQADFEAVLGC; this is encoded by the coding sequence TTGATCCAAAAAATGGCACTTGATGAATTTGACAGTTTGGGAGATAAAGTCATTGAAGGGTATCAATTAACTGATAACGACCTGAGGACTCTTCTTTCCCTTGAATCCGAAGAAGACCTGGAAAGGCTTTATTCTGCAGCCCGAAAAGTAAGAGATCATTATTTTGGCAACAGGGTATTTCTTAATTGTTTCATTTATTTCTCCACTTACTGTAAAAATCAATGCTCCTTTTGCTACTATAACTGTCGAAACGAGATCAACCGCTATCGACTGACCATGGAAGAAATAAAAGAAACCTGCAAAACCCTGAAAGGAGTAGGTTTTCATATGGTTGACCTGACCATGGGGGAAGACCCCTATTACTATGAAGACCCGAACCGTTTCGTTGAGCTTGTCCAGTTAGTAAAAGAGGAACTTGGTCTTCCCATTATGATTTCTCCAGGCTTGATGGATAACGCTACTCTTCTCAAAGCCAGGGAAAAAGGAGCAAACTTCTTGGCTCTTTACCAGGAAACGTATGACACTGAGCTCTACCGGAAACTTAGAGTTGGGCAGTCATTCGATGGACGTGTTAATGCACGTCGTTTTGCTAAAAAACAGGGGTACTGTGTAGAAGACGGAATCCTCACAGGCGTTGGAAACGATATCGAATCCACCATTCTGTCTTTAAGGGGAATGAGCACAAACGATCCTGATATGGTCAGAGTTATGACTTTCCTGCCCCAGGAAGGAACCCCTCTTGAAGGTTTCAGGGATAAGTCAAATCTATCGGAACTGAAAATCATATCGGTTCTTAGATTAATGTTTCCTAAACGCCTTATCCCCGCTTCCCTTGACTTGGAAGGCATTGATGGCATGGTTCTTCGCTTAAATGCAGGAGCAAATATTGTTACTTCCATCCTTCCTCCCGATTCCCAACTGGAAGGCGTTGCAAACTATGACCGTGGACTTAAAGAACGGGACAGGGATATAAAAAGCGTGATCCAAAGGCTTGAAATCATGGGTATGAAACCTGCCAGGCAGGCTGACTTTGAGGCAGTCCTGGGGTGCTAG
- the pylC gene encoding 3-methylornithine--L-lysine ligase PylC: MKTICLVGGKLQGFEAAYLSKKAGIKVVLVDKNPQALIRNYTDEFYCFDIIKEPEKLLELSKRVDAVLPVNENLACIEFLNSIKEKFSCPVLFDFEAYRISRDKKSSKDYFKSIGVPTPQDRPSHPPYFVKPPCESSSVGARIIYDDKELEDLELGMLVEEYVEGEVVSLEVVGDGSHFAVVKETQVHIDETYDCHMVTPLPVNPLFRQISHDLAANLPLKGIMDVEAIFGPKGLRVIEIDARFPSQTPTVVYYSSGINLIEFLFHAFTDGIEEIKSLPENKYCIYEHLMLGENGVLVPVGEQVLSMGSDYGTFYEEPGIEIFLCKGENPVFTMIFWGKDREETGAKKCKGFSVLKERFGATV; the protein is encoded by the coding sequence TTGAAAACGATCTGTCTTGTGGGCGGGAAACTCCAGGGCTTCGAAGCTGCGTATTTATCTAAAAAAGCCGGAATAAAAGTAGTTCTGGTGGATAAAAATCCGCAGGCTCTCATCCGTAACTACACGGATGAATTTTACTGTTTTGATATAATAAAGGAACCTGAAAAACTTCTTGAGCTCTCTAAAAGGGTTGATGCTGTACTTCCTGTAAACGAAAATCTGGCCTGCATCGAATTTCTGAATTCAATAAAAGAAAAATTCTCCTGCCCGGTACTTTTCGATTTTGAAGCTTACCGGATAAGCAGGGATAAGAAAAGCTCAAAAGATTATTTTAAGTCCATAGGAGTTCCAACTCCGCAGGACAGGCCTTCCCACCCTCCTTATTTTGTAAAGCCTCCTTGTGAAAGCAGCAGTGTGGGAGCCAGGATAATTTATGATGACAAAGAGCTTGAGGACCTCGAACTTGGCATGCTGGTTGAGGAATATGTGGAAGGCGAGGTCGTTTCTCTCGAAGTTGTCGGGGACGGAAGTCATTTTGCCGTGGTAAAAGAGACCCAGGTCCATATAGACGAAACTTATGACTGCCATATGGTAACTCCGCTTCCTGTTAATCCTTTATTCAGGCAGATATCCCATGATCTTGCAGCAAATCTTCCCTTGAAGGGAATTATGGATGTGGAAGCAATCTTCGGCCCAAAAGGGCTCAGGGTAATTGAAATCGATGCCCGCTTTCCAAGTCAGACACCTACAGTAGTTTACTATTCTTCTGGGATCAACCTGATAGAATTTCTTTTCCATGCCTTTACTGATGGTATTGAGGAAATCAAGTCTCTTCCCGAGAACAAATACTGCATTTATGAGCACCTAATGCTTGGAGAAAATGGTGTTCTTGTTCCTGTGGGAGAACAGGTACTTTCCATGGGTAGCGACTATGGAACATTCTATGAAGAACCCGGCATTGAGATCTTTCTTTGCAAAGGAGAAAACCCGGTATTTACCATGATTTTCTGGGGGAAGGACAGGGAAGAAACCGGAGCAAAAAAATGCAAAGGATTTTCGGTTCTGAAGGAGCGTTTCGGAGCGACGGTATGA